Part of the candidate division WOR-3 bacterium genome, AAAATTGTCATTCCGGTCTATACCATTATGTTCTTCCTTTCTGCTACCCCGCTCTTAAAAATCTTTGCTCATTTTCTCTCCCCGGTGATGGCATTTTTTCATCTCCCCGGGGAAACTGCCTTAACCTTAATCTTGGGTAATTTTATCAACCTCTATGCCGGGATTGGCACCATTCCCCTATTAAATCTCTCTCCGAAACAGACGAACACCCTGGCATTAATCTTATTAACCTCCCATAGCCAAATTTTTGAGACCGCGGTCTTTATCAAACTAAAAACCCGCTTCCTCTTCCTCTTATTTTTAAGAATTTTTACTGCCATAATAATTGGTTATTTAGTCTCCCGGCTATGACCTTTCTCTCTTACCTAAAAGGACTAATCAATCTTAATGTGAAGATATTCGTTATCCTCTTTTTGATCTTCCTCTTCTTAGAACTGATAGAAAGGACCGGCTTTCTCACCAAGGGCTATAAGAAAATCGCGGGTTCTTTTAAGTTCTTAGGGTTTTCTGAGAAGGCGACCGCACCCCTTTTGGCTGGTATTTTCTTTGGTATAATTTATGGTGCCGGGGTGATTGCCGACCTAATCAATAAAGAGAAGATAGAGAAAAAGCAAGTTTTATTGGTTTCGGTCTTTTTGGCGATTTGCCATGCCATCTTTGAAGATACCGGAATATTTCTCGCCTTAGGGGCAAAC contains:
- a CDS encoding nucleoside recognition domain-containing protein, with the protein product MTFLSYLKGLINLNVKIFVILFLIFLFLELIERTGFLTKGYKKIAGSFKFLGFSEKATAPLLAGIFFGIIYGAGVIADLINKEKIEKKQVLLVSVFLAICHAIFEDTGIFLALGANIFFLTIPRIIFASLITFLIARSGLK
- a CDS encoding nucleoside recognition protein gives rise to the protein MLAKFFLSVLKRTISSFLELAKIVIPVYTIMFFLSATPLLKIFAHFLSPVMAFFHLPGETALTLILGNFINLYAGIGTIPLLNLSPKQTNTLALILLTSHSQIFETAVFIKLKTRFLFLLFLRIFTAIIIGYLVSRL